The Anaerolineae bacterium genome includes a region encoding these proteins:
- a CDS encoding potassium channel protein, translating into MDSTKHLTTSIFLTLLIVVFGTTGYMIIEGWDIFDALYMTVITITSVGYGEVHKIGKAGQVFTIFLIIIGIGFVIYVAGAVVRFMLEGQIMAILGRRRLNKKIDRLKNHYIVCGYGRIGRLLCRNIQKKSIAVVVVEQNEELRRVMDEDGVLYILGNASDEAILINAGIKHAKSLVAVLGTDTENVFLVLTARQLKPDIYITARANLEGSKAKLKAAGANKVESPYEIGAASMSQRILRPAVTNFLDQAFDDQQQDIHMEEMSVSPSSRLINLMLKDSGIRQNYNLIIIAIKKLDGDMLFNPSFESIIKAGDTLIAVGETANLQKLEKLLNP; encoded by the coding sequence GTTATATGATTATTGAGGGCTGGGATATATTTGATGCTCTATACATGACCGTTATTACAATTACTTCTGTGGGATATGGTGAAGTGCATAAAATTGGAAAAGCAGGACAGGTGTTTACCATTTTTTTAATTATTATCGGGATTGGATTTGTTATATATGTGGCGGGCGCCGTAGTACGATTCATGCTTGAGGGACAAATAATGGCTATATTAGGGAGGAGAAGATTGAACAAAAAGATTGATCGGTTAAAAAATCATTATATTGTCTGCGGGTACGGGCGCATAGGAAGACTTCTTTGCAGAAATATTCAAAAAAAATCCATAGCCGTGGTGGTTGTCGAACAGAACGAAGAATTACGTCGGGTTATGGATGAAGATGGCGTTCTCTATATATTGGGAAACGCCTCTGACGAAGCAATTCTTATCAATGCGGGTATAAAACACGCAAAAAGTCTGGTCGCTGTTCTGGGTACAGACACCGAGAATGTCTTTCTTGTTCTGACAGCCAGACAGCTCAAACCGGATATTTATATAACAGCAAGGGCAAACCTTGAGGGATCAAAGGCGAAATTGAAGGCAGCCGGAGCAAACAAGGTGGAATCACCCTATGAGATTGGGGCGGCAAGTATGTCTCAAAGAATACTTCGCCCTGCTGTAACGAATTTTCTGGATCAAGCCTTTGATGATCAACAGCAGGATATACATATGGAGGAAATGTCCGTCAGCCCCTCCTCCAGGCTGATAAATCTCATGTTAAAGGATTCAGGCATCAGGCAAAATTATAACCTCATAATAATTGCAATAAAAAAGCTTGACGGAGATATGTTGTTTAACCCTTCCTTTGAGAGCATCATCAAGGCCGGGGATACACTCATTGCGGTCGGAGAGACTGCAAACCTTCAAAAGCTGGAGAAACTCTTGAACCCCTAA
- a CDS encoding 5-formyltetrahydrofolate cyclo-ligase has product MEDIKEKKREIREDIAEKLKAFSAGELIEKTRAIEERLFGFANFLESKVILLYMHTNGEVVTNDIIKRCFESNKIVVLPVFDTMKHAMQLMRVDNLDSDLKPGPRGVPEPDPECCKIVPVDFIDIAIIPGVAFDEKGGRIGLGKGYYDRLIPTLSITTRKVALALESQIIQQVPVEPHDKHVDIVITEKRIIYKI; this is encoded by the coding sequence ATGGAAGATATTAAAGAAAAAAAACGTGAAATACGCGAAGATATAGCAGAAAAGCTGAAAGCATTTTCCGCCGGTGAATTAATCGAAAAAACCAGAGCAATAGAAGAACGGCTTTTTGGATTCGCCAACTTTCTTGAATCAAAGGTTATTTTGCTGTATATGCATACAAACGGTGAAGTTGTTACGAATGATATAATAAAAAGATGTTTTGAATCCAATAAGATAGTTGTGCTTCCTGTTTTTGATACTATGAAGCATGCAATGCAACTAATGAGGGTTGACAACCTTGATTCTGATTTAAAGCCTGGTCCAAGAGGAGTTCCGGAGCCTGACCCGGAGTGTTGTAAAATTGTGCCTGTTGACTTTATCGATATAGCAATAATTCCGGGGGTTGCTTTTGATGAAAAGGGTGGAAGGATAGGATTGGGCAAAGGCTATTATGACAGGCTTATTCCGACACTATCAATTACCACCAGAAAGGTTGCTCTTGCCCTTGAAAGCCAGATAATTCAGCAGGTGCCTGTTGAGCCCCATGACAAGCATGTAGATATCGTTATTACTGAAAAAAGGATAATCTATAAAATATAA